CCATACCCCTACCCcagttctctcattctctctctcaaataaataaaatcttaaaaataaataaataaataaataaataaaatcttaaaaaacaaaaaacaaaacaaaacaaacaaaaaaaaaatcagtctcccGGGGTTCTGATGACGGGCTTGGAGGAGTCCAGCCCCACACAGAGCAGCACGATGGCAAGACCATTTTCTCCTACTTTCCTGGCTCCAAAGACAGTGGagggaagagctggtgcctcaaATCTCCTTCAGGCAGAACCAGTCATAGGGGATGGGCCGAAGCATATTAGCACATTGGTGAAGGATACGTGTTCATCTACTGCCAAGGAGGAGGAAAACCTGATTCGAAAGATCCAAATAATGACTTCAGAAAAAAACCTCAAAGTAACAGCAGTGTCTGCACTCCTTAAATGTGGGACACCTCAGAAACTGGTAGAATCCCAGTGTCTTCAGGCAAAGCTTATGGAGATGCTGTTTGCTGAAGGTTAATATTTGAGGATGGCAATTGTGTCTTGAATTCCTGATTTGTTCTAGCATAAAATTGATTGCATACTTGCTGTGAAATCAtgatagcaataaataaataaatgatgatgtTAACAAACAGTTTG
This region of Mustela lutreola isolate mMusLut2 chromosome 15, mMusLut2.pri, whole genome shotgun sequence genomic DNA includes:
- the LOC131815629 gene encoding thioredoxin domain-containing protein 17-like; its protein translation is MTGLEESSPTQSSTMARPFSPTFLAPKTVEGRAGASNLLQAEPVIGDGPKHISTLVKDTCSSTAKEEENLIRKIQIMTSEKNLKVTAVSALLKCGTPQKLVESQCLQAKLMEMLFAEG